One window from the genome of Pseudonocardia hierapolitana encodes:
- a CDS encoding GntR family transcriptional regulator, which produces MKVPALDRTSPVPLYFQVAGRLEQLIESGQLPVGGRLENEVELADRLGVSRPTMRRAIQYLVERGMLVRKRGIGTQIVHPKVRRPVELSSLYDDLAKSGKQPTTRIRHLDVRPAPDHVAEALGVPEGTEVTWFERIRFATGEPLALMHNAVPVDVLPLRRDDLEARGLYELLRAAGYVPRMADQVVGARAATAAEARLLGDTRGAPVLTMTRTAWDAGGRAVEYGSHIYRASRYSFALTLSS; this is translated from the coding sequence ATGAAGGTCCCGGCGCTCGACCGGACCAGCCCGGTGCCGCTCTACTTCCAGGTCGCGGGCAGGCTCGAACAGCTCATCGAGAGCGGGCAGCTACCGGTCGGGGGCCGGCTGGAGAACGAGGTGGAGCTCGCCGACCGGCTCGGCGTGTCCCGGCCCACCATGCGCCGTGCCATCCAGTACCTGGTGGAGCGGGGCATGCTCGTGCGCAAGCGCGGTATCGGCACGCAGATCGTGCACCCGAAGGTGCGCAGGCCCGTCGAGCTCTCCAGCCTGTACGACGACCTGGCGAAGTCGGGCAAGCAGCCCACCACGCGGATCCGCCACCTCGACGTCCGCCCGGCGCCCGACCACGTGGCCGAGGCCCTCGGTGTGCCCGAGGGCACCGAGGTGACCTGGTTCGAGCGGATCCGGTTCGCCACGGGCGAACCGCTCGCGCTGATGCACAACGCGGTGCCGGTGGACGTGCTCCCGCTGCGCCGTGACGACCTCGAGGCGCGTGGGCTCTACGAGCTGTTGCGCGCCGCGGGCTACGTGCCACGGATGGCCGATCAGGTCGTGGGTGCCCGCGCGGCGACGGCAGCCGAAGCCCGGCTGCTCGGCGACACGAGAGGTGCCCCCGTGCTGACGATGACGCGCACGGCGTGGGACGCCGGCGGCCGTGCGGTGGAGTACGGCTCGCACATCTACCGCGCGAGCCGGTACTCCTTCGCGCTCACACTCTCCAGCTGA
- a CDS encoding FABP family protein, with translation MPGTITGPANAAPDSPQRNRPRFDDLPIPDDTANLREGPDLHELCIGLLPLVGVWRGTGEVVYPTIDGPYTFGQQIVFAHDGRPFLTYEAKAWLLGPDGEVLRPAARETGFWRPQPDGELEVLITHATGITEIFYGRARNLTSWEIKTDAVVRTASAKEVVGSHRLYGLVDGGDLAYVDERAMMGQPLQPHLSARLNRIAG, from the coding sequence CTGCCGGGCACCATCACCGGCCCGGCCAACGCCGCACCCGACTCACCGCAGCGCAACCGGCCGCGGTTCGACGACCTGCCGATCCCGGACGACACCGCGAACCTGCGTGAGGGCCCCGACCTGCACGAGCTGTGCATCGGGCTGCTCCCGCTCGTCGGTGTGTGGCGCGGCACCGGGGAGGTCGTCTACCCGACGATCGACGGCCCGTACACGTTCGGGCAGCAGATCGTCTTCGCCCACGACGGCCGCCCGTTCCTGACCTACGAGGCCAAGGCGTGGCTGCTCGGCCCGGACGGTGAGGTGCTGCGCCCCGCCGCACGTGAAACGGGGTTCTGGCGGCCGCAGCCCGACGGCGAGCTCGAGGTGCTGATCACCCACGCCACCGGGATCACCGAGATCTTCTACGGCCGCGCCCGCAACCTCACCTCGTGGGAGATCAAGACCGACGCGGTGGTGCGGACGGCGTCGGCCAAGGAGGTCGTCGGCTCCCACCGCCTCTACGGCCTCGTCGACGGCGGCGACCTGGCGTACGTCGACGAGCGGGCGATGATGGGCCAACCCTTGCAGCCGCACCTCTCGGCACGCCTGAACCGGATCGCAGGCTGA
- a CDS encoding YgfZ/GcvT domain-containing protein: MPRRSGGPTVTDLPGTGNDEAVPPHRGDPLVEQRAMSRGAAVVDRSHRGVIAVAGPERLGWLHLLLTQHVSELPADTGTEALVLDINGRVLHHMVVANTGDTVFLDTEPGDVPELLGYLQKMVFWSKVVPRDATAELAVLSVVGPDTPAVLSAAGVVVPERPHGVLGLPGGGVVRRMDWPGPDAADLLVPRDALDTWWERLTGAGARAAGTLAFEALRVEAQRPRLHVDTDDRTIPHEVGWIGTAVHLTKGCYRGQETVARVANLGRPPRRLVLLHLDSGDETLPEPGDPVLRDGRAVGRVGTVALHHEQGPVALALVKRNVPVDAELTAGEEDRVTPVAIDPSSFVPDVDTPPPGRAAQLGIR, encoded by the coding sequence GTGCCGAGACGCAGCGGAGGCCCGACAGTGACGGATCTGCCGGGCACCGGCAACGACGAGGCCGTCCCCCCGCACCGGGGCGACCCCCTCGTCGAGCAGCGCGCCATGAGCCGGGGTGCCGCGGTCGTCGACCGCAGCCATCGCGGTGTCATCGCGGTCGCAGGCCCAGAGCGGCTGGGCTGGCTGCACCTGCTGCTCACCCAGCACGTCAGCGAGCTGCCGGCCGACACCGGCACCGAGGCACTCGTGCTGGACATCAACGGCCGGGTGCTGCACCACATGGTGGTGGCGAACACCGGCGACACGGTGTTCCTCGACACCGAGCCGGGCGACGTGCCGGAACTGCTGGGCTACCTGCAGAAGATGGTGTTCTGGTCGAAGGTGGTACCGCGCGACGCCACGGCGGAACTCGCCGTGCTGAGCGTCGTCGGACCGGACACCCCCGCCGTGCTCTCGGCCGCCGGTGTCGTGGTGCCGGAGCGCCCGCACGGCGTGCTCGGCCTTCCCGGCGGGGGCGTCGTCCGCCGCATGGACTGGCCCGGCCCCGACGCGGCCGACCTGCTCGTGCCCCGCGACGCGCTGGACACGTGGTGGGAGCGGCTCACCGGGGCGGGCGCCCGCGCCGCAGGCACCCTCGCCTTCGAGGCACTGCGCGTCGAGGCGCAGCGTCCCCGCCTGCACGTCGACACCGACGACCGCACGATCCCCCACGAGGTGGGCTGGATCGGCACGGCGGTGCACCTCACCAAGGGCTGCTACCGCGGCCAGGAGACGGTGGCCCGGGTGGCGAACCTCGGACGCCCGCCTCGCCGCCTGGTGCTGCTGCACCTCGACTCGGGCGACGAGACCCTGCCGGAGCCGGGTGACCCGGTGCTGCGCGACGGGCGGGCGGTCGGCCGCGTCGGCACCGTTGCGCTGCACCACGAGCAGGGCCCGGTGGCGCTGGCCCTGGTGAAGCGCAACGTCCCGGTGGACGCCGAGCTGACCGCGGGCGAGGAGGACCGGGTGACGCCGGTGGCGATCGACCCGAGCTCGTTCGTCCCGGACGTGGACACCCCACCACCAGGCCGAGCGGCCCAACTGGGCATCCGCTAG
- a CDS encoding Fur family transcriptional regulator, with amino-acid sequence MTPQRQLVLDAVRDLGHATPEQICTQVQQAAPAVNITTVYRTLDLLERIGLVRHTHLGHGAPTYSEQEHQHLHLVCHTCGSVTESPTDLMDGLARRLLAESDFALDPSHVALSGQCGECRDAAEARQ; translated from the coding sequence ATGACGCCACAGCGCCAGCTCGTGCTCGACGCCGTGCGCGATCTCGGTCATGCCACCCCGGAGCAGATCTGCACGCAGGTCCAGCAGGCCGCGCCCGCGGTGAACATCACCACCGTGTACCGCACCCTCGACCTGCTGGAGCGGATCGGGCTGGTCCGCCACACCCACTTGGGCCACGGCGCACCCACCTACTCGGAGCAGGAGCACCAGCACCTCCACCTGGTCTGCCACACCTGCGGGTCCGTCACCGAGTCCCCGACCGACCTGATGGACGGCCTCGCGCGGCGGTTGCTCGCCGAGTCCGACTTCGCGCTGGACCCCTCCCACGTCGCGCTGTCCGGGCAGTGCGGCGAGTGCCGAGACGCAGCGGAGGCCCGACAGTGA
- a CDS encoding DUF3073 domain-containing protein, whose product MGRGRAKAKQTKVARQLKYSSPTMDLDALQRELGSAAPHNGGADDDYADPYAPVEDDEDDAPQRRYR is encoded by the coding sequence ATGGGGCGCGGACGAGCCAAGGCCAAGCAGACCAAGGTGGCCCGTCAGCTCAAGTACAGCTCCCCCACCATGGACCTCGACGCGCTGCAGCGTGAGCTCGGGAGTGCGGCACCCCACAACGGTGGGGCTGACGACGACTACGCCGATCCCTACGCTCCGGTCGAGGACGACGAGGACGACGCTCCGCAGCGGCGCTACCGCTGA
- a CDS encoding MFS transporter codes for MGSGPRYRWVVLVVGTAAQAATAYFLGLAAVTPVLREHFGLGLSGVGVLIGLASAGLIPTLMAWGSAADRFGERWVMASGLLGAAGTLGVLALVDDAVVAGVLLVVAGASGASVNAASGRAVLTWFPAAGRGTAMAIRQTAVPVGAAVAAVALPPIADAGGVPAVFAALAVTCLAAAVAVAAFIREPPDRPARSTRPAARAREVLTDRRLQRLSVAGLLLVVPQFLGSVFLVEVLHGGAGLSLAVAGALLGLTQVLGALGRLANGAWSDRVRSRLGPLRIVALAVATGFALAAVLRPGPAVLLAAVLVPAAALAISWNGLVFTAAGEMAPRGRAATAMAMSNTANYVSGAATPALGGLVADLAGWSAVLTMGAVAAIGALLALRHLVEPAAESLPG; via the coding sequence ATGGGTTCGGGGCCTCGTTATCGATGGGTCGTACTGGTCGTCGGGACGGCCGCGCAGGCCGCGACCGCCTACTTCCTCGGGCTCGCCGCCGTCACGCCCGTGCTACGGGAGCACTTCGGGCTGGGGCTCTCCGGGGTCGGCGTGCTCATCGGGCTCGCCTCCGCAGGCCTGATCCCGACACTCATGGCGTGGGGCAGCGCCGCCGACCGGTTCGGCGAGCGCTGGGTGATGGCGTCCGGGCTCCTCGGGGCGGCCGGGACGCTCGGCGTCCTCGCGCTCGTCGACGACGCGGTGGTCGCGGGCGTGCTGCTCGTCGTGGCCGGGGCGTCCGGCGCGAGCGTCAACGCGGCCAGCGGGCGCGCGGTGCTCACGTGGTTCCCCGCGGCGGGCCGGGGCACGGCGATGGCGATCCGGCAGACCGCGGTGCCCGTCGGGGCCGCGGTCGCGGCCGTGGCACTGCCCCCGATCGCCGACGCGGGCGGGGTGCCCGCGGTGTTCGCAGCACTGGCCGTCACGTGCCTTGCCGCGGCGGTGGCCGTCGCCGCGTTCATCCGCGAACCGCCCGATCGGCCCGCCAGGTCCACCCGACCGGCGGCACGGGCCCGCGAAGTGCTGACCGACCGGAGGCTGCAGCGGCTGAGCGTGGCCGGACTCCTGCTCGTGGTGCCTCAGTTCCTCGGCTCGGTGTTCCTGGTGGAGGTGCTGCACGGCGGGGCCGGCCTCTCCCTGGCGGTCGCCGGGGCGCTGCTGGGCCTCACCCAGGTGCTGGGGGCCCTCGGGCGGCTGGCCAACGGCGCATGGTCGGACCGGGTGCGGAGCAGGCTCGGCCCGCTGCGCATCGTGGCGCTCGCCGTGGCGACGGGCTTCGCGCTCGCCGCCGTCCTGCGCCCCGGCCCGGCGGTCCTGCTCGCCGCCGTCCTCGTCCCGGCCGCGGCGCTCGCCATCAGCTGGAACGGGCTCGTGTTCACCGCTGCCGGGGAGATGGCCCCGAGAGGTCGCGCCGCCACCGCGATGGCCATGTCGAACACGGCCAACTACGTGTCCGGCGCCGCAACCCCCGCCCTCGGCGGGCTGGTGGCCGACCTCGCGGGCTGGTCGGCGGTGCTGACGATGGGTGCGGTCGCCGCGATCGGCGCACTGCTCGCGTTGCGCCACCTGGTGGAGCCCGCGGCCGAGTCACTGCCCGGGTGA
- a CDS encoding DivIVA domain-containing protein: MTSDAGALGAPSFDVVLRGYDRKQVDEHLARLQRVVSRMRADLEMARSHPLPLVSPPGGMPAAGGPRPLPPRPGPGGPPQRGGEAPDLVGSFTDRMQSILQAAEEEAAEIRNKARAAARAEEEKVRAQVADLVRQRDALLKELTRMRGQLEGMLAAPTGRLDLTRVDGAPARPGGPSPSPGPAKPSPGKPQPSPQQPSQQQSSQQQSSQQSPQPAAGNRPAGAPAPSPQPAAGTRSGGSTPQSAPPSQQPSQQPSQAPSGPRPPASPTPRPRPSSDGQGQPPARPGADAPKDAARPVAPDTVTRAAPQVPPIAPAPSQPPAAAGSGQARGAAPAAGSSGGSGSGGPAQGGSRPSAPPAAGGSWQPTGTGGQNSGPSSAGQGSAGQGSAGQGSAGQGSAGQGSAGQGSAGQGSAGQGSAGQGSAGQGRPAQTPGGPGANRPGGKGAPPSASGNAGSGSGATSSPAPAQGGSSPNPKQGSGPAGQQQGGQRPNGPAAGSAQPSPPRTNAPAANQGSNAQGGNGPAQRPPAGQPAPPRGNGQGGNGSGQQTGTRGPGPGQQAGAGGRPSGPGAASAPSPGADQRRPGTQEAGDLFRASSDQAKRGGAEQRPPARPVDRPAGDRTALVPTIPPSQVSPPRPSDKPANGAATTGNPPRPASGARPDGSRPEPRRDGQGTSGEPGKQGPAPSGNGAERSASASRSG; the protein is encoded by the coding sequence ATGACGAGTGATGCGGGCGCGCTCGGCGCCCCCAGTTTTGACGTCGTCCTCCGGGGTTACGACCGCAAGCAGGTCGACGAGCACCTGGCCCGCCTCCAGCGCGTCGTGTCGCGGATGCGCGCCGACCTCGAGATGGCGCGCAGCCACCCGTTGCCCCTCGTGTCCCCGCCCGGCGGCATGCCCGCGGCCGGCGGTCCGCGCCCCCTGCCGCCCCGCCCCGGGCCCGGCGGGCCGCCGCAGCGGGGCGGCGAGGCCCCTGACCTCGTCGGCAGCTTCACCGACCGCATGCAGAGCATCCTGCAGGCGGCGGAGGAGGAAGCCGCCGAGATCCGCAACAAGGCGCGAGCCGCCGCACGGGCCGAGGAGGAGAAGGTCCGCGCGCAGGTGGCCGACCTGGTGCGGCAGCGGGATGCACTCCTGAAAGAGCTCACCCGCATGCGCGGGCAGCTCGAGGGCATGCTCGCGGCCCCCACCGGGCGTCTCGACCTCACCCGCGTCGACGGCGCCCCGGCCCGGCCCGGCGGCCCCTCGCCCTCGCCTGGCCCCGCGAAGCCGAGCCCCGGCAAGCCCCAGCCGTCCCCGCAGCAGCCGTCCCAGCAGCAGTCCTCCCAGCAGCAGTCCTCCCAGCAGTCTCCGCAGCCGGCGGCAGGCAACCGGCCTGCGGGCGCCCCGGCTCCCTCGCCGCAGCCGGCGGCGGGCACCCGATCGGGTGGTTCCACCCCGCAGTCGGCCCCGCCGTCCCAGCAGCCGTCGCAGCAGCCGTCGCAGGCACCATCCGGGCCCCGGCCGCCGGCCAGCCCCACCCCGCGGCCGCGCCCGTCGTCCGACGGCCAGGGGCAGCCCCCGGCTCGTCCGGGGGCCGATGCCCCGAAGGACGCCGCGCGTCCCGTGGCTCCCGACACCGTCACCCGCGCCGCACCCCAGGTCCCGCCGATCGCGCCGGCTCCGTCGCAGCCACCTGCGGCAGCCGGTTCGGGGCAGGCCAGGGGCGCTGCGCCCGCCGCCGGGTCGAGCGGCGGCTCGGGGTCCGGCGGGCCGGCCCAGGGCGGTTCCCGGCCCTCGGCCCCACCGGCCGCGGGCGGGTCCTGGCAGCCGACCGGCACCGGTGGGCAGAACTCCGGCCCGAGCTCCGCTGGGCAGGGCTCCGCTGGGCAGGGCTCCGCTGGGCAGGGCTCCGCTGGACAGGGCTCCGCCGGGCAGGGCTCCGCCGGGCAGGGCTCCGCCGGGCAGGGCTCCGCCGGGCAGGGCTCCGCCGGGCAGGGCTCCGCTGGACAGGGCCGCCCCGCGCAGACCCCGGGCGGCCCGGGAGCGAACCGACCGGGAGGGAAGGGTGCTCCGCCCTCCGCTTCCGGCAACGCCGGATCGGGCTCCGGCGCGACGAGCTCGCCGGCCCCGGCACAGGGTGGCTCGAGCCCGAACCCCAAGCAGGGGTCGGGGCCCGCCGGGCAGCAGCAGGGCGGCCAGCGCCCGAACGGCCCGGCAGCGGGCTCCGCGCAGCCGTCGCCTCCCCGGACGAACGCGCCGGCGGCGAACCAGGGCTCGAACGCGCAGGGAGGCAACGGCCCCGCGCAGCGGCCTCCCGCAGGGCAGCCGGCCCCGCCCCGTGGGAACGGGCAGGGCGGCAACGGTTCCGGCCAGCAGACCGGCACCCGAGGGCCCGGCCCCGGGCAGCAGGCAGGCGCCGGTGGGCGGCCGTCCGGTCCGGGTGCCGCCTCGGCGCCCTCGCCGGGTGCCGATCAGCGCCGGCCGGGCACGCAGGAAGCCGGTGACCTGTTCCGGGCGTCATCCGATCAGGCGAAGCGTGGTGGAGCCGAGCAGAGGCCGCCGGCGCGGCCGGTCGACCGCCCAGCGGGAGATCGCACGGCGCTCGTTCCGACCATCCCGCCCTCCCAGGTCTCGCCGCCGCGTCCGAGCGACAAGCCCGCGAACGGCGCCGCGACCACGGGCAACCCGCCCCGGCCGGCCTCCGGCGCGCGCCCGGACGGCTCCCGCCCCGAACCGCGCCGGGACGGGCAGGGCACGTCCGGGGAGCCGGGAAAGCAGGGTCCCGCACCCTCCGGCAACGGTGCCGAGCGCTCCGCGTCGGCGTCACGCTCTGGGTGA
- the iolC gene encoding 5-dehydro-2-deoxygluconokinase has translation MAGFEVLTMGRIGVDVYPLQTGVSLREVQTFGKYLGGSATNVSVAAARHGRRSAVISRTGQDPFGEFIHDALRGFGVDDRYVTPVPHLPTPVTFCEIFPPDDFPLYFYRFPKAPDLEIHADELDMDAVRDAGVFWMTGTGLSQEPSREATLAALQARGKAGITVFDLDYRPMFWPSREEARRWYREALPHVTVAVGNLDECDTAVGTREPDAAAKALHEAGVELAVVKQGPAGVLASDGTTQVVVPPVPVEVVNGLGAGDAFGGALCHALLSGWDLERAMRFCNAAGAIVAGRLACAEAMPTTDEVEAKLGEAVRAG, from the coding sequence ATGGCCGGGTTCGAGGTGCTCACCATGGGCCGCATCGGCGTGGACGTGTACCCGCTGCAGACCGGGGTGTCGCTGCGCGAGGTGCAGACGTTCGGCAAGTACCTCGGCGGCAGCGCGACGAACGTGTCGGTCGCGGCAGCGCGTCACGGGCGGCGCAGCGCCGTGATCAGCAGGACCGGGCAGGACCCGTTCGGCGAGTTCATCCACGACGCGCTGCGCGGCTTCGGCGTGGACGACCGGTACGTCACGCCGGTGCCGCACCTGCCGACGCCGGTGACGTTCTGCGAGATCTTCCCGCCCGACGACTTCCCGCTGTACTTCTACCGCTTCCCCAAGGCCCCCGACCTGGAGATCCACGCCGACGAGCTGGACATGGACGCCGTGCGGGACGCCGGCGTGTTCTGGATGACCGGCACCGGCCTGTCCCAGGAGCCGAGCCGCGAGGCAACACTCGCCGCCCTGCAGGCACGGGGCAAGGCGGGCATCACCGTGTTCGACCTCGACTACCGCCCGATGTTCTGGCCCTCCCGCGAGGAGGCCCGCCGCTGGTACCGGGAGGCGCTGCCGCACGTCACGGTGGCCGTCGGCAACCTCGACGAGTGCGACACCGCGGTCGGGACCCGCGAGCCGGACGCCGCGGCCAAAGCGCTGCACGAGGCGGGCGTCGAGCTCGCGGTCGTGAAGCAGGGGCCTGCGGGCGTGCTCGCCTCCGACGGGACCACGCAGGTCGTCGTCCCTCCGGTCCCCGTCGAGGTGGTCAACGGCCTGGGCGCGGGCGACGCGTTCGGCGGTGCGCTGTGCCACGCCCTGCTGTCGGGCTGGGACCTGGAGCGCGCGATGCGGTTCTGCAATGCCGCCGGCGCGATCGTCGCGGGCCGGCTGGCCTGCGCGGAGGCGATGCCCACGACCGACGAGGTCGAGGCCAAGCTCGGGGAGGCCGTCCGTGCTGGCTGA